In Desulfovibrio sp. 86, the following proteins share a genomic window:
- the cysK gene encoding cysteine synthase A — protein MLTNILQAIGNTPLLRLGLSQDLPGKVWLKLENRNPGGSIKDRVAFHLIENALQWGELEPGGLVVEATSGNMGIGIALVSAVRGLRCMLAMPESMSIERRNLLKGLGAELVLTPAAKGMTGAVDEARRIAEEQGGFIPGQFTNPEAVQAHYKTTGPEIYSDSVGKMDVLVAGVGSGSSITGAGRFLKERIPGFKVIAVEPEASPVLSGGKASPHLIQGIGAGFVPAILDRALLDEILLADGEEALTMARTLMRCGIVTGISTGANVAAALKVAARPEMKGKNIVTFACDTGERYMSTRLFTDMTQSA, from the coding sequence ATGTTGACCAACATTCTTCAAGCTATTGGCAATACGCCTCTGCTGCGTCTTGGTCTTTCACAAGATCTGCCCGGCAAGGTCTGGCTCAAACTTGAAAATCGTAACCCCGGCGGTTCCATCAAGGACCGCGTGGCCTTTCACCTTATCGAAAATGCCCTTCAGTGGGGCGAGCTGGAGCCGGGCGGTCTTGTCGTGGAGGCCACCAGCGGCAATATGGGCATCGGCATAGCCCTGGTTTCGGCCGTTCGAGGCCTGCGTTGCATGCTCGCCATGCCCGAGTCCATGAGCATTGAGCGGCGCAACCTGCTCAAGGGCCTTGGCGCGGAACTGGTGCTTACCCCCGCTGCCAAGGGCATGACGGGCGCTGTTGACGAAGCCCGCCGCATCGCCGAAGAGCAGGGCGGCTTCATCCCCGGCCAGTTCACCAATCCCGAAGCCGTGCAGGCCCATTACAAAACCACCGGCCCAGAAATTTACAGCGACAGCGTCGGCAAGATGGATGTGCTGGTGGCTGGCGTGGGTTCAGGCTCGTCCATCACGGGGGCTGGCCGCTTTTTGAAGGAGCGCATCCCAGGCTTCAAGGTCATTGCCGTGGAACCCGAAGCCTCGCCCGTGCTTTCGGGCGGCAAGGCGTCGCCGCACCTCATTCAGGGGATAGGCGCAGGCTTTGTGCCCGCCATTCTTGACCGTGCCCTGCTGGACGAAATACTGCTGGCCGATGGTGAAGAAGCCCTGACCATGGCCCGCACGCTCATGCGCTGCGGCATCGTGACAGGCATATCCACTGGCGCCAACGTGGCGGCAGCCCTCAAGGTCGCGGCGCGCCCGGAAATGAAAGGAAAAAATATCGTCACCTTTGCCTGCGATACCGGCGAGCGATATATGTCCACCAGGCTGTTCACCGATATGACGCAGTCGGCCTAG
- a CDS encoding nuclear transport factor 2 family protein, protein MNFLKSAFLVCALFLCLSAGQAHAKADTVALYTEAVMTGDIPALETLLAPNYWHIAGSGHIEDKEHFIQSIKNKELVVDRLTITNVRTTMIGGATLMTGNGYFKGISQPAQPEGLMRFTLVVVKNQNREQVVLFQATPVVSTPDCRDGNCKIQ, encoded by the coding sequence ATGAATTTTCTGAAATCCGCATTTCTTGTCTGCGCTCTGTTCCTTTGCCTTTCCGCCGGTCAGGCTCATGCCAAGGCCGACACAGTAGCCCTGTATACCGAAGCGGTCATGACCGGCGACATCCCCGCCCTTGAAACCCTGCTGGCCCCAAATTACTGGCACATCGCCGGTAGCGGGCACATCGAGGACAAGGAGCACTTCATCCAGTCCATCAAAAACAAGGAACTGGTGGTTGACCGCCTGACCATCACCAATGTGCGCACCACAATGATCGGCGGCGCTACCCTGATGACGGGCAACGGTTACTTCAAGGGCATCTCCCAGCCTGCGCAGCCCGAAGGGCTCATGCGCTTTACCCTCGTGGTTGTGAAAAACCAGAACCGCGAGCAGGTGGTGCTGTTCCAGGCCACTCCCGTGGTCTCCACCCCTGACTGCCGGGACGGCAACTGCAAAATCCAGTAG
- a CDS encoding TIGR01777 family oxidoreductase: MHILILGSSGFLGSHVTTHLLQHGHAVRAAVRGTAAGRPPQKGLAYAAWNGVDAVGLIPLLQDVDAVINLQGENIGAGRWTAARKQAIAQSRLNAGHALTAALQTLHDRGLRLPRTLLQASACGYYGLWQDAATAPDCNETHPRGQGFLADVCGLWEESTNRAEALGVRRCVLRFSPVVGQKSSGGVGGFLERMLTPFLYFLGGPVGSGRQPVSWVHMSDVTRAVRFLLEREDTQGIFNISAPTQVNMRQFARALGKACSRPSWLPVPGFVLRLVLGQMAEELVLNGQKSLPVRLKLAGYSFQCPDLDHALTETLARRA; the protein is encoded by the coding sequence ATGCATATACTTATTCTGGGCTCATCAGGTTTTTTGGGATCGCACGTCACGACCCATCTTTTGCAGCATGGGCACGCTGTTCGCGCCGCAGTGCGCGGCACTGCGGCCGGACGTCCCCCGCAAAAGGGGCTTGCGTATGCGGCCTGGAACGGCGTGGACGCAGTCGGGCTTATTCCCCTGCTGCAGGATGTGGATGCTGTGATCAACCTGCAAGGTGAAAACATCGGCGCGGGGCGCTGGACGGCCGCCCGAAAGCAGGCCATTGCACAAAGCAGGCTCAACGCGGGGCATGCCCTGACAGCCGCGCTGCAAACCCTGCACGACAGGGGATTGCGCCTGCCCCGCACCCTGTTGCAGGCATCGGCCTGCGGCTATTATGGCCTGTGGCAGGATGCCGCGACGGCTCCCGACTGCAACGAAACACACCCCAGGGGACAGGGCTTTCTGGCAGACGTGTGCGGCCTTTGGGAAGAGAGCACGAATCGTGCGGAAGCGCTGGGCGTGCGCCGCTGCGTCCTGCGGTTTTCGCCGGTTGTGGGTCAAAAATCCTCAGGGGGCGTGGGGGGATTTCTGGAACGGATGCTGACGCCCTTTCTGTACTTTCTGGGCGGCCCGGTCGGGTCCGGCCGTCAGCCCGTGAGCTGGGTGCACATGTCGGACGTGACGCGGGCCGTGCGCTTTCTGCTTGAGCGGGAGGACACGCAAGGCATCTTCAACATAAGCGCCCCCACCCAGGTCAACATGCGCCAGTTTGCCCGCGCTCTGGGCAAGGCTTGTTCCCGCCCGTCGTGGCTGCCTGTTCCCGGCTTTGTACTCCGTCTGGTTTTGGGGCAAATGGCCGAAGAACTGGTTTTGAACGGGCAAAAATCGCTTCCCGTCCGGCTCAAGCTCGCTGGCTACAGCTTTCAGTGCCCTGACCTCGACCATGCCCTGACCGAGACGCTCGCACGGCGCGCCTGA
- the gap gene encoding type I glyceraldehyde-3-phosphate dehydrogenase — protein MPVKLGMNGFGRIGRYLLRLLADDQDLQIAAINARADNAALAYLFKYDSTYGTFAGSVDHDENGIIVNGRHIAVTRCKPGEWEWKSLGVNIAVETTGTIKDAEGLAKHLACGAEKVVISAPAKDVDAMVVMGVNDHVYDCVKHKIISAASCTTNCLAPVAKVLHEKFGIRHGLMTTIHSYTMSQRILDGTHKDWRRGRAAAVSMVPSSTGAAKAVGIVMPELEGKLNGMSVRVPTFDCSLVDLTCEVERHCDAVAVNEALKAASESSLGVHMGFTEEPLVSIDFRGSTHGGVVDALSTQVLDGTMVKVLIWYDNEAGFTNQLLRLLRMVGGTC, from the coding sequence ATGCCCGTCAAACTGGGAATGAACGGCTTTGGCCGCATTGGCCGCTATCTGCTGCGGTTGCTGGCCGACGACCAGGATCTGCAAATCGCCGCCATCAACGCGCGCGCCGATAATGCCGCCCTGGCCTATCTTTTCAAGTACGACTCCACGTACGGCACCTTTGCGGGCAGTGTGGACCACGATGAGAACGGCATCATAGTCAATGGACGCCACATCGCCGTAACCCGTTGCAAGCCTGGCGAATGGGAATGGAAGAGCCTTGGCGTGAACATTGCCGTGGAGACGACGGGCACCATCAAGGATGCCGAGGGCCTTGCCAAACATCTGGCCTGCGGCGCTGAAAAGGTCGTCATATCCGCGCCCGCCAAGGATGTGGACGCCATGGTCGTCATGGGCGTCAACGATCATGTGTACGACTGCGTCAAGCACAAGATCATTTCGGCCGCTTCCTGCACCACCAACTGTCTGGCCCCTGTGGCCAAGGTGCTGCACGAGAAGTTCGGCATCCGGCACGGCCTCATGACCACCATTCACAGCTACACCATGAGCCAGCGCATTCTGGACGGTACCCACAAGGACTGGCGTCGCGGCCGTGCCGCCGCCGTGTCCATGGTGCCTTCCAGCACCGGCGCGGCCAAGGCCGTGGGCATCGTGATGCCCGAACTTGAAGGCAAGCTCAACGGCATGTCCGTGCGCGTGCCCACCTTTGACTGTTCCCTTGTGGACCTGACCTGTGAAGTGGAACGGCACTGCGACGCCGTGGCCGTCAACGAGGCACTCAAGGCAGCCAGTGAAAGCTCCCTGGGCGTGCACATGGGCTTTACCGAAGAACCGCTGGTTTCCATCGACTTCCGGGGCAGCACCCACGGCGGCGTGGTGGACGCGCTCTCCACCCAGGTGCTCGACGGCACCATGGTCAAAGTGCTCATCTGGTACGACAATGAAGCCGGCTTTACCAATCAGTTGCTACGCCTGCTGCGCATGGTTGGCGGTACCTGCTAG
- the fba gene encoding class II fructose-1,6-bisphosphate aldolase, whose translation MPLTNPKEMFAAAYAGGYAIGAFNVNNMEIIQGIMNAASEEKSPVILQVSSGARKYAGQVYIMKLVEAALDVDASVPVAVHLDHGPSFEMCRDCIDGGFTSVMIDGSHLPFEENIALTKQVVEYAHPRGVWVEAELGKLAGIEEHVQSDEHVYTDPDEAVEFVERTGCDSLAIAIGTSHGAYKFKGEARLDFDRLETISKKLPDYPLVLHGASSVPQEFVALCNQYGGKVGGAKGVPEDMLRKAAGMGVCKINVDTDIRLAVTACIRQYLAEHPEEFDPRSYLKPAREAVKNMVAHKIHNVMGSSGKA comes from the coding sequence ATGCCTCTTACCAATCCCAAAGAAATGTTTGCCGCCGCCTATGCCGGGGGCTATGCCATTGGCGCGTTCAACGTCAATAACATGGAAATAATCCAGGGTATTATGAACGCGGCCTCCGAAGAAAAGTCGCCTGTCATTCTTCAGGTTTCTTCCGGCGCGCGCAAATACGCGGGGCAGGTGTACATCATGAAGCTGGTGGAGGCCGCTCTGGACGTTGACGCCAGCGTGCCCGTGGCCGTGCACCTTGACCACGGCCCGAGCTTTGAGATGTGCCGCGACTGCATTGACGGCGGTTTTACCTCGGTCATGATCGACGGTTCGCACCTCCCCTTTGAAGAAAACATCGCCCTGACCAAACAGGTGGTGGAATACGCCCATCCCCGTGGCGTGTGGGTGGAGGCGGAACTGGGCAAGCTGGCGGGTATTGAGGAACACGTGCAGTCTGACGAGCACGTGTATACCGACCCCGACGAGGCTGTGGAATTTGTGGAGCGCACGGGCTGCGACTCCCTGGCCATTGCCATCGGCACAAGCCACGGCGCGTACAAGTTCAAGGGCGAGGCCAGGCTGGATTTCGACCGGCTTGAGACCATCAGCAAAAAACTGCCCGACTATCCCCTTGTGCTGCACGGCGCGTCCAGCGTGCCGCAGGAATTTGTCGCCCTGTGCAACCAGTACGGCGGCAAGGTGGGCGGCGCCAAGGGCGTGCCCGAAGACATGCTGCGCAAGGCTGCGGGCATGGGGGTGTGCAAGATCAACGTGGATACGGATATCCGCCTGGCTGTCACGGCCTGCATCCGCCAGTATCTTGCCGAGCATCCCGAAGAGTTCGACCCCCGGTCCTATCTCAAGCCAGCCCGGGAAGCGGTCAAGAATATGGTGGCGCACAAGATCCATAATGTGATGGGATCTTCGGGCAAAGCCTAA
- the surE gene encoding 5'/3'-nucleotidase SurE, with protein MNVLLTNDDGIRARGLRALYAALMEAGHTVFVVAPMRQQSGVGHSLTVFEPVRAMVIEEPGFTGTGVFGTPTDCVKLALGRLLPQRPDLVMSGINAGANVGPDILYSGTVGAATEAAHEELPSMAVSHDSFSHNTGPDVDLMPQARHAVALASRINWAEVGRRRVINVNYPACPLEEARELRVCPQTSAVWKNVYLEREDPRGVPYWWLEGEIPMESIEPDSDKDLLNRGHITMTPLNFEFTDHRGMRALTKMGL; from the coding sequence ATGAACGTTCTCCTGACCAATGACGACGGCATCCGGGCCAGGGGCCTGCGTGCCCTGTACGCGGCTTTGATGGAAGCCGGGCACACGGTTTTCGTAGTGGCCCCCATGCGCCAGCAGTCCGGGGTAGGGCATTCGCTCACGGTTTTTGAGCCGGTGCGGGCCATGGTGATTGAAGAACCGGGCTTCACGGGCACAGGCGTTTTTGGCACGCCCACAGACTGCGTAAAGCTGGCTCTGGGGCGTCTGCTGCCCCAAAGGCCCGACCTTGTCATGTCCGGCATCAACGCCGGGGCCAACGTGGGGCCGGACATCCTGTACTCCGGCACCGTGGGGGCCGCCACTGAGGCCGCTCACGAAGAACTGCCCAGCATGGCCGTGTCGCACGACAGTTTCAGCCACAACACCGGCCCGGACGTGGACCTCATGCCCCAGGCCCGGCACGCGGTGGCTCTGGCCAGCCGCATCAACTGGGCCGAAGTGGGACGCCGCCGGGTCATCAATGTGAACTATCCGGCCTGCCCGCTGGAGGAGGCGCGCGAGCTGCGCGTCTGCCCCCAGACCAGCGCCGTGTGGAAAAACGTCTATCTTGAGCGTGAAGACCCGAGGGGCGTGCCCTACTGGTGGCTTGAGGGCGAAATCCCCATGGAGAGCATCGAGCCCGATTCGGACAAAGACCTGCTCAACCGTGGGCATATCACCATGACGCCCCTGAATTTCGAGTTTACGGATCACAGGGGCATGCGCGCCCTGACAAAGATGGGGCTTTAA
- a CDS encoding 3'-5' exoribonuclease YhaM family protein yields MEKGCYVKDISAASEARGLFAVSQAAQGQSRNGPYWRLTLTDASGSLEAKIWSPLSADFSEIPSGSLVWVEGRAGLYRDQVQLTVEHMRLLDEAESAAVDHTALMPASPYPLDDMLQELDGLIKTEFTHAPWRKLVQGFFNNEELRAAFRICPAAKGVHHAYVGGLLEHTLSVFTLCRRIADQYPELDRQTLLAGALFHDIGKIREFSGGLANDYTDEGRLLGHLMLGIEMLAPFMAKSGLEEPLQRHLKHLILSHHGELQFGAVRPPHTPEAMALHYADNLDAKMAQCRGLFAQLDDEGQDWTPWQATLGRPVYRAARTPEKAAPATRKKAVKEECLSLLKV; encoded by the coding sequence ATGGAAAAAGGTTGTTACGTCAAAGACATTAGCGCCGCGTCAGAAGCGCGCGGCCTGTTCGCCGTCAGTCAGGCGGCTCAGGGCCAGTCCCGCAACGGGCCGTACTGGCGGCTTACCCTGACGGACGCCAGCGGCAGTCTGGAAGCCAAGATATGGAGCCCCCTCAGCGCTGATTTCAGCGAGATTCCCTCCGGCTCCCTTGTCTGGGTTGAAGGCCGCGCCGGGCTTTACCGCGATCAGGTGCAGCTCACGGTGGAGCACATGCGCCTGCTCGACGAGGCCGAAAGCGCCGCCGTGGACCACACGGCCCTTATGCCCGCCAGCCCTTATCCACTGGACGACATGCTTCAGGAACTGGACGGGCTCATCAAGACCGAGTTTACCCACGCGCCCTGGCGCAAGCTGGTACAGGGCTTCTTCAACAATGAAGAACTGCGGGCCGCTTTTCGCATATGTCCGGCCGCCAAGGGCGTACACCACGCCTATGTGGGCGGCCTGCTGGAGCATACCCTGAGCGTCTTCACCCTTTGCCGCCGCATCGCCGACCAGTATCCGGAACTGGACCGTCAGACCCTGTTGGCCGGGGCGCTCTTTCACGATATCGGCAAGATACGCGAGTTTTCCGGCGGTCTTGCCAACGATTATACCGACGAGGGCCGCCTTCTCGGCCACCTCATGCTTGGCATAGAAATGCTGGCTCCCTTCATGGCCAAATCCGGCCTTGAAGAGCCTTTGCAGCGGCATCTCAAGCACCTTATCTTGAGCCACCACGGCGAACTCCAGTTCGGCGCGGTGCGCCCGCCCCACACGCCTGAGGCCATGGCCCTGCACTATGCCGACAATCTGGACGCCAAGATGGCCCAGTGCCGTGGCCTTTTCGCCCAACTGGACGACGAGGGGCAGGATTGGACCCCCTGGCAGGCCACCCTGGGACGCCCCGTTTACCGGGCAGCGCGAACACCGGAAAAAGCCGCCCCCGCAACCCGCAAAAAGGCGGTCAAAGAAGAATGTTTATCACTTTTGAAGGTATAG
- the tmk gene encoding dTMP kinase, with amino-acid sequence MFITFEGIEGAGKSTAIEFLVEYLQAHAYDPVTTREPGGSALGRRLRSLLLDVRTTGLCSRAELFLFLADRAQHVAEVISPALEAGQVVLCDRFTDSTLAYQGYGRGLDIEYLRGLNQAATGGLQPELTLLLDLPVRCGLERAGERNRASGIVIAEGRFDSESLDFHERVRRGYRALAEEEPERFAIIDASQPPEDVVLQCRSAIEAHLRRRGRGLD; translated from the coding sequence ATGTTTATCACTTTTGAAGGTATAGAGGGCGCGGGCAAATCCACAGCCATCGAGTTTCTTGTGGAGTATCTGCAAGCCCACGCATATGACCCCGTCACCACCAGAGAACCCGGGGGCAGCGCCCTTGGCCGACGCCTGCGGTCGCTGCTGCTGGACGTGCGCACCACAGGGCTTTGCAGCCGGGCCGAACTGTTTCTTTTTCTGGCTGACCGCGCCCAGCATGTGGCCGAAGTCATCAGTCCCGCCCTTGAGGCCGGGCAGGTGGTGCTCTGCGATCGCTTCACGGACTCCACCCTGGCCTATCAGGGCTATGGGCGCGGGCTGGATATCGAATATCTGCGCGGCCTCAACCAGGCTGCCACTGGCGGACTCCAGCCGGAGCTGACCCTGCTGCTGGACCTGCCCGTGCGCTGCGGGCTGGAGCGCGCCGGTGAACGCAACCGCGCTTCCGGCATCGTCATTGCCGAAGGCCGCTTTGACAGCGAAAGCCTGGATTTTCATGAGCGCGTACGCCGGGGCTACCGCGCCCTGGCGGAAGAAGAGCCCGAACGCTTTGCCATCATTGACGCCTCACAGCCGCCCGAAGACGTGGTGCTTCAGTGCCGCTCGGCCATTGAAGCGCATCTGCGCCGCCGTGGCAGGGGGCTCGACTAG
- a CDS encoding histone deacetylase family protein, with product MTEPWAGQRPATHNPSLVDTKTAFRAAQRLGVVFFPAFDWAISATHPEREERLLYTRDQLVEEGLFDIPGITEYRPPFASHAQLERVHFCLPTVRAVSTDSHLAAAGGAIRAARLVLEGHEDRAFALVRPPGHHAMRVVHGNRGFCNINNEAVMVEYIRDTYPHPDGRPLRIAIVDTDVHHGDGTQDVFWNDPHTLFISLHQDGRTLYPGTGFLKECGGPGALGRTINIPLPPETSDEGYLYAVEHAVLPILEDFKPDFVINSAGQDNHFTDPLANMKLSAQGYAALTKLLKPHVAVLEGGYAIRGALPYVNLAICMALAGLDAGDIREPGWTPEATRQDPKVGQYIARLCGQVRDVYFNPPDEPFEGRVEGRGQDRWWVRQKHIFYDTDMISEGQTEGWRLCADCSGLGRIETASDRVARSLCLLIPRHACPACRARGLELAAEARKTGRYAHVLLLDGDAAGVMPDAGREHLRV from the coding sequence ATGACTGAGCCGTGGGCCGGGCAACGCCCGGCAACCCACAATCCCTCCCTGGTGGACACAAAGACCGCATTCCGTGCCGCGCAACGGCTGGGAGTGGTCTTTTTTCCCGCTTTTGACTGGGCCATCTCCGCCACCCATCCCGAGCGCGAAGAACGCCTGCTCTACACGCGCGATCAACTTGTGGAAGAAGGGCTGTTCGATATTCCCGGCATCACGGAATACCGCCCCCCCTTTGCCAGCCACGCGCAGCTTGAGCGTGTCCATTTCTGCCTGCCCACGGTTCGCGCCGTGAGCACGGATTCGCATCTGGCGGCGGCCGGCGGAGCCATACGCGCCGCCCGTCTTGTGCTTGAAGGTCATGAAGACCGCGCCTTTGCCCTTGTGCGCCCGCCGGGGCATCACGCCATGCGCGTGGTGCACGGCAACCGTGGCTTCTGCAATATCAACAATGAAGCCGTCATGGTGGAGTACATCCGCGACACCTACCCGCACCCCGACGGCCGCCCCCTGCGCATCGCCATTGTGGACACGGACGTGCACCACGGCGACGGCACTCAGGACGTGTTCTGGAACGATCCGCACACGCTCTTCATTTCCCTGCATCAGGACGGGCGCACCCTGTATCCCGGCACGGGCTTTCTGAAAGAATGCGGCGGCCCCGGCGCTCTCGGCCGCACCATCAATATTCCCCTGCCGCCGGAGACCTCGGACGAAGGCTATCTTTACGCCGTGGAACACGCGGTGCTGCCCATTCTGGAAGACTTCAAACCGGACTTCGTCATCAACTCCGCCGGGCAGGACAACCACTTCACCGATCCTCTGGCCAACATGAAGCTGTCGGCGCAGGGCTACGCGGCCCTCACAAAACTGCTCAAGCCCCATGTGGCGGTGCTTGAGGGCGGCTATGCCATCCGCGGCGCTCTGCCCTATGTGAACCTGGCCATCTGCATGGCCCTGGCAGGGCTGGACGCGGGCGACATCCGCGAGCCGGGCTGGACGCCGGAAGCCACGCGCCAGGACCCCAAGGTGGGGCAGTACATAGCCCGCCTGTGCGGGCAGGTGCGCGACGTCTATTTCAATCCGCCCGACGAACCGTTTGAGGGCCGTGTGGAAGGCCGGGGCCAGGATCGCTGGTGGGTTCGGCAAAAGCATATTTTTTATGATACAGACATGATCAGCGAGGGCCAGACGGAAGGCTGGCGGCTCTGCGCGGACTGCTCCGGCCTCGGACGCATCGAAACGGCCTCGGATCGCGTGGCCCGCTCGCTCTGCCTGCTCATACCGCGCCATGCCTGCCCGGCCTGCCGGGCCAGGGGACTGGAACTTGCCGCCGAAGCCCGCAAGACCGGGCGCTACGCCCACGTGCTGCTGCTGGACGGCGATGCCGCAGGCGTCATGCCGGATGCCGGGCGCGAGCACCTGCGGGTGTAG
- a CDS encoding saccharopine dehydrogenase family protein, with amino-acid sequence MANILIIGAGGVGSVVVHKCAQVAKEGGTFDKITLASRTVARCDAIAASVKARYGVDIATAKVDADNVPELCALIRSVKPDLVCNVALPYQDLHIMDACLECGVHYVDTANYEPLDTAKFEYKWQWAYAERFREAGLTALLGSGFDPGVTNVFAAWVMKHEMDEVHVLDIIDCNAGDHGQPFATNFNPEINIREVTARGRYWERGEWVETDPLSWSMNFDFPDGIGGKKCFLMYHEELESLVKNLKGLRRARFWMTFSENYLNHLKVLGNVGMTRIDPVNFQGQDIVPIQFLAKLLPDPSSLGPLTKGKTCIGDLMRGVSGGKEKTVYIYNICDHEECYAEVGSQAISYTTGVPAMIGSKMVAEGTWRKPGVWNMEQFDPDPFLKDLGKYGLPWQCVDVTGKI; translated from the coding sequence ATGGCGAATATCCTTATCATCGGCGCGGGCGGCGTCGGGAGCGTGGTTGTCCACAAATGCGCCCAGGTGGCCAAGGAAGGCGGCACTTTTGACAAGATAACCCTTGCCAGCCGCACGGTCGCGCGCTGCGACGCCATCGCCGCGAGCGTGAAGGCGCGCTACGGCGTGGACATTGCCACCGCCAAGGTGGACGCGGACAATGTGCCCGAACTCTGCGCGCTTATCCGCAGCGTCAAGCCCGACCTTGTGTGCAACGTGGCCCTGCCCTATCAGGACCTGCACATTATGGACGCCTGCCTTGAATGCGGCGTGCACTATGTGGACACGGCCAACTACGAACCGCTGGACACCGCCAAGTTTGAATACAAATGGCAGTGGGCCTACGCGGAGCGCTTTCGCGAAGCCGGGCTCACCGCCCTGCTCGGTTCGGGCTTTGACCCCGGCGTCACCAACGTCTTTGCCGCCTGGGTCATGAAGCACGAGATGGACGAAGTGCATGTGCTCGACATCATTGACTGCAATGCCGGTGACCACGGCCAGCCCTTTGCCACCAACTTCAACCCTGAAATCAATATCCGTGAAGTGACCGCGCGCGGCCGCTACTGGGAACGGGGCGAATGGGTGGAGACGGATCCGCTGTCCTGGTCCATGAATTTTGATTTCCCCGACGGCATTGGCGGCAAGAAGTGCTTTCTCATGTACCACGAGGAGCTGGAATCCCTGGTCAAGAACCTCAAGGGACTGCGCCGCGCCCGTTTCTGGATGACCTTCTCGGAGAATTATCTCAACCACCTGAAAGTGCTCGGCAATGTGGGCATGACCCGCATTGATCCCGTGAACTTCCAGGGGCAGGACATTGTGCCCATCCAGTTCCTGGCCAAGCTGCTGCCCGATCCGTCCTCGCTCGGCCCCCTGACCAAGGGCAAGACCTGCATCGGCGACCTCATGCGCGGCGTCAGCGGCGGCAAGGAAAAAACCGTATATATCTACAATATCTGCGACCACGAAGAATGCTATGCCGAAGTCGGTTCGCAGGCCATTTCATACACCACGGGCGTGCCCGCCATGATCGGCTCCAAGATGGTGGCCGAGGGTACGTGGCGCAAGCCCGGCGTGTGGAATATGGAGCAGTTTGATCCCGATCCCTTCCTCAAGGATCTGGGCAAGTATGGGCTGCCCTGGCAGTGCGTGGATGTGACGGGGAAGATTTAG
- a CDS encoding CTP synthase C-terminal region-related (seleno)protein, giving the protein MKKKSLRIGIIGDFDAAKKSHIATVEALRHCGSTLHLHTEIMWISTQTLEDDAEKHLSNCDGVFCAPGSPYASLAGALRGIRFAREANKPFLGTCGGFQHALLEFAVNALGMAEAAHEEYSPDAVFPVVSRLSCTLREQENTIFLLPSCVRRIYGKEATVERYNCGFGLNPAYQARFTECGFNVVGMDAQGEARIMEMPSRAFFVGTLFQPQLSSTPENPHPLLLAFIKTAAGEDGERA; this is encoded by the coding sequence ATGAAGAAAAAATCCTTGCGCATCGGAATCATCGGTGATTTTGATGCGGCAAAAAAATCACATATCGCGACTGTAGAAGCGCTCAGGCATTGCGGAAGCACTTTGCACCTGCACACTGAAATTATGTGGATAAGCACGCAAACCCTTGAGGACGATGCTGAAAAACACCTGTCGAATTGTGACGGCGTGTTCTGTGCTCCCGGCAGCCCCTATGCCAGTCTTGCCGGGGCGTTACGCGGCATCCGTTTCGCACGGGAAGCGAACAAGCCGTTCTTGGGTACCTGTGGCGGGTTTCAACATGCGCTCCTTGAATTTGCCGTGAATGCGCTCGGCATGGCGGAGGCCGCCCATGAGGAATACTCGCCGGATGCCGTATTCCCTGTGGTATCCCGCCTGTCTTGCACTCTGCGCGAGCAGGAGAATACCATCTTTTTGCTGCCTTCATGCGTCCGGCGGATCTACGGTAAAGAAGCAACTGTAGAGCGCTACAATTGCGGCTTTGGCCTCAACCCAGCGTATCAGGCGCGTTTTACGGAATGCGGCTTCAATGTCGTGGGCATGGACGCCCAGGGGGAAGCCAGAATTATGGAAATGCCGAGTCGCGCCTTCTTTGTGGGCACCCTGTTTCAGCCCCAGCTCAGCTCCACACCGGAGAATCCCCATCCATTGCTGCTGGCGTTCATCAAAACGGCAGCTGGCGAGGACGGGGAGCGCGCCTGA